In Euphorbia lathyris chromosome 2, ddEupLath1.1, whole genome shotgun sequence, the sequence AGATGTAGCAAGGGGTTTGGAGTATCTTCATGACGGGgtataatttcgttttagttACACAATTGCACAATGTGTTTCTGCACAGTTCTTAATTATTAGTTGAACTCAATACCAACTACCGATCGATTCACTGAATTTGTTTGCTAATGCTTTTTGGTTCAGGCAGTTCCTCCGGTTATTCATAGGGATATCAAATCATCTAACATTTTGTTAGATCAGTCTATGAAAGCCAGGGTATGTCTTGCAAAATGTCAAATTTTTGCTGAAATGATAAACCAAAAATGCTTATCCTTATTGTGATGATCTTCAATTAGGTAGCTGATTTTGGGCTGTCAAGAGAAGAGATGGTTGACAGACATGCTGCCAACATAAGGGGAACATTCGGATATCTTGATCCCGAGTACATATCAACAAGAAACTTCACTAAGAAAAGTGATGTCTACAGCTATGGAGTATTGCTCTTCGAACTTATAGCCGGACGAAATCCTCAGCAAGGTCTCATGGAATATGTTGAACTGGTAACCACTCGTTCACTTACTGCTTTTAGTTTGTGCTGGAAATGTGCATCCTTGCATTAGTCAAATTGTGCTGTTTCTTAAACAGGCAGCAATGAACGCTGAGGGGAATGTGGGATGGGAGGAAATCGCGGATGCACGGCTAGAAGGGAAATTCGAGTTGAATGAGCTGAATGATGTAGCAGCTCTTGCATATAAATGTATAAACCGATTACCGAAAAAGCGGCCTGCCATGAGAGACATAGTGCAAGTACTTGCAAGGATACTTAAGCTAAGGCACAATAGAAGACATCATAACAAGTCTCAATCTGCAACAGCAGATGAAATTTCAATTGATATGGATCAAACAGAAGTAAGGACACCGGTATCGGAATGTCACAGGAGAGGAGATTCTATGGACAGTAGTGTAgacacatatgaagtgtagatgaatGGTTTTTTTTGTTAGATTTAATGATTTTTGGTTTTGGGTTTGGGTTGTGATTTTATCCTTGAATGAGAAATTCAAAAAAAGAGGTGGCTTGATCTGATATCTGCCTGGGGATGGTAGTTTAATTGACTTGTCTTGCAATCTTGTGTAGCATTTTAGCATATTAGGCCCTCTGATTTTGTACATTGTGTTCTTCTAAATGGAAAACAAACAAAGACAAATCACATTTTCTGTAACTCACCCTAAGGGGTTGTATAATACAGATTCTTTTTATTTGCATTATTTGGCCCTTCAACTTTTCATGTCCATATATACCTTCCTTTTTTATAAACCCATGATATTTGTCAAATATAATGGGgggtttataaaataaataggtATAAATGACTGTCTACAACATCAACAatacaattttttattataagaaTAGAATAGATTATATCCACATGTACTTTAAATAAAATCTAACATAAAAATCACTTaatttttagttatttattaACATTAT encodes:
- the LOC136218975 gene encoding calcium/calmodulin-regulated receptor-like kinase 1 — its product is MKGESSGLIIGISIGVVIGVLLAVLGLICFRYHRKRSQIGNSSSRRAAAIPIRTNGADSCIILSDSTLAPESPVKTGRNGMSLWLEGFKKSNVVAFSGIPEYSFKDLQKATCNFTTLIGQGAFGPVYKAQMSSGEIVAVKVLATDSKQGEKEFQTEVMLLGRLHHRNLVNLVGYCAEKGQHMLIYVYMSKGSLASHLYSNENNPVSWDLRVHIALDVARGLEYLHDGAVPPVIHRDIKSSNILLDQSMKARVADFGLSREEMVDRHAANIRGTFGYLDPEYISTRNFTKKSDVYSYGVLLFELIAGRNPQQGLMEYVELAAMNAEGNVGWEEIADARLEGKFELNELNDVAALAYKCINRLPKKRPAMRDIVQVLARILKLRHNRRHHNKSQSATADEISIDMDQTEVRTPVSECHRRGDSMDSSVDTYEV